The following are encoded together in the Nocardioides okcheonensis genome:
- a CDS encoding nucleoside/nucleotide kinase family protein yields MPSDPARVAAEVGRRLLAAGPTLGSARLVCVDGPAGSGKTTLADALTHALPGSTVVHCDEMLQGWRGLPGLAATVADLLAPLAVDRPGTWRRWDWLADGWAESHVVDPGGVLVLEGVGSWSPAIAHLVGVLVWVEADSTLRLRRGIARDGEQMRPQWEQWRLDEDALFATLGTRQHADVLVDTDGSVQPAAGSSSR; encoded by the coding sequence GTGCCTTCTGACCCCGCACGGGTCGCAGCCGAGGTGGGCCGCCGGCTGCTCGCCGCGGGACCGACGCTCGGGTCCGCGCGGCTGGTGTGCGTCGACGGCCCCGCCGGGTCCGGCAAGACGACCCTCGCCGACGCCCTCACCCACGCGCTCCCCGGCTCGACCGTCGTGCACTGCGACGAGATGCTGCAGGGCTGGCGCGGGCTCCCGGGGCTGGCCGCGACCGTCGCGGACCTGCTCGCCCCGCTGGCCGTCGACCGCCCCGGCACCTGGCGCCGGTGGGACTGGCTCGCGGACGGCTGGGCCGAGAGCCACGTCGTGGACCCCGGTGGGGTGCTCGTGCTCGAGGGGGTGGGCAGCTGGTCGCCGGCGATCGCCCACCTCGTCGGCGTCCTGGTGTGGGTCGAGGCCGACTCCACCCTGCGCCTGCGGCGCGGCATCGCCCGCGACGGGGAGCAGATGCGCCCGCAGTGGGAGCAGTGGCGCCTCGACGAGGACGCCCTCTTCGCCACGCTCGGCACGCGGCAGCACGCCGACGTGCTGGTCGACACCGACGGGTCGGTTCAGCCGGCCGCCGGCTCGTCGAGCCGGTAG
- a CDS encoding GNAT family N-acetyltransferase, with protein MHTTTRLLGPDDAAATAALMARIDADHPTGFCLSADEVVEVMEHLPGSLVLGAEDDEELVGYAVVLGGQPHDSGQRMTLFGDVDPTRLGEGIGSLLLVEALRRAREVHAEQAPHLPARYASQALAGRDDQADLLRSVGMEPGRHAFLMRAELRGTAVDLPVPSGLTVTAFDPADAEELRAAHNDAFADYPDGSPADADYWQAFMVRATHARHELSVVARDEGGRVAGYVFAHEYAVPMSPGPGREAYVPFVGTLPEHRGRGLATALLAGVLARCRAAGYDRVTLNVDTANPTGALGIYERAGFAEVYRQDFYRLDEPAAG; from the coding sequence GTGCACACCACCACGCGGCTGCTGGGACCGGACGACGCCGCGGCGACGGCCGCGCTGATGGCGCGGATCGACGCCGACCACCCGACGGGCTTCTGCCTGTCGGCCGACGAGGTCGTGGAGGTGATGGAGCACCTGCCGGGCAGCCTGGTCCTCGGCGCCGAGGACGACGAGGAGCTGGTCGGCTACGCGGTGGTCCTGGGCGGCCAGCCGCACGACAGCGGGCAGCGGATGACGCTGTTCGGCGACGTCGACCCGACCCGGCTCGGCGAGGGGATCGGCAGCCTGCTCCTCGTGGAGGCGCTGCGCCGTGCCAGGGAGGTCCACGCCGAGCAGGCCCCGCACCTGCCCGCGCGCTACGCCAGCCAGGCGCTCGCGGGCCGCGACGACCAGGCCGACCTGCTCCGCTCGGTCGGGATGGAGCCCGGCCGGCACGCGTTCCTGATGCGGGCGGAGCTGCGCGGCACCGCGGTCGACCTGCCGGTCCCGTCGGGGCTCACCGTCACGGCGTTCGACCCCGCCGACGCCGAGGAGCTGCGCGCGGCGCACAACGACGCGTTCGCCGACTACCCCGACGGGAGCCCCGCCGACGCCGACTACTGGCAGGCGTTCATGGTGCGGGCGACCCATGCGCGACACGAGCTGTCGGTGGTAGCCCGGGACGAGGGCGGCCGGGTGGCGGGCTACGTCTTCGCCCACGAGTACGCGGTCCCGATGTCGCCCGGGCCGGGGCGCGAGGCGTACGTCCCGTTCGTCGGCACGCTCCCGGAGCACCGCGGCCGCGGACTGGCCACCGCGCTCCTCGCCGGCGTGCTCGCCCGCTGCCGCGCGGCCGGCTACGACCGGGTGACCCTCAACGTCGACACCGCGAACCCGACGGGCGCGCTCGGGATCTACGAGCGGGCCGGCTTCGCCGAGGTCTACCGCCAGGACTTCTACCGGCTCGACGAGCCGGCGGCCGGCTGA
- a CDS encoding aldose 1-epimerase family protein, which produces MVQPSGDQYEIAAAGYRAVVTESGAALRSLTHHGRDLVDGFAEHEMSTGCRGQLLMPWPNRIRDGRYEFGGSEHQLGLTDPGHHNASHGLARWASWTVEEHTDTTVSLVCRVLAQTGYPWTLDLHVLYDLSADGLVVTQTATNLSPGPAPYASGAHPYLRVGDGIEDLELTLPARTRVLVDDRLLPTGTEPVSGDHDFTAGRRIGDLRLDTAFGDVEHVDGRATVVLRDPATSRGVVLWLDEHHRWLQVFTPPSDGPRPGIAVEPMTAPADAFNSGTDLVTLAAAGADGDELSVSWGIHALQPED; this is translated from the coding sequence ATGGTGCAGCCGAGCGGAGACCAGTACGAGATCGCGGCGGCGGGATACCGCGCGGTCGTCACCGAGAGCGGCGCCGCCCTGCGCAGCCTCACCCACCACGGACGGGACCTGGTGGACGGGTTCGCGGAGCACGAGATGTCGACCGGCTGCCGCGGCCAGCTGCTGATGCCGTGGCCCAACCGGATCCGGGACGGGCGCTACGAGTTCGGGGGCAGCGAGCACCAGCTCGGGCTGACCGACCCCGGCCACCACAACGCCTCCCACGGCCTCGCCCGCTGGGCGTCGTGGACGGTCGAGGAGCACACCGACACGACGGTGTCGCTGGTCTGCCGCGTGCTCGCGCAGACCGGCTACCCGTGGACCCTCGACCTGCACGTGCTCTACGACCTGTCCGCCGACGGCCTCGTCGTCACGCAGACCGCCACCAACCTCTCGCCCGGGCCCGCGCCGTACGCCTCGGGCGCCCACCCGTACCTCCGCGTCGGTGACGGGATCGAGGACCTCGAGCTCACCCTGCCGGCGAGGACCCGCGTGCTGGTCGACGACCGGCTGCTCCCGACCGGGACCGAGCCGGTCTCCGGCGACCACGACTTCACCGCCGGTCGACGGATCGGCGACCTGCGCCTCGACACCGCGTTCGGCGACGTGGAGCACGTCGACGGCCGCGCGACCGTGGTGCTGCGCGACCCCGCGACGTCTCGGGGCGTCGTGCTGTGGCTCGACGAGCACCACCGCTGGCTGCAGGTCTTCACGCCGCCCTCCGACGGGCCGCGGCCCGGGATCGCGGTCGAGCCGATGACGGCGCCGGCGGACGCCTTCAACTCCGGCACCGACCTGGTCACCCTGGCAGCGGCCGGGGCCGACGGCGACGAGCTGTCGGTGTCGTGGGGCATCCACGCCCTGCAGCCCGAGGACTGA
- a CDS encoding PH domain-containing protein, translated as MPAGSDARAGRPLPDLPHTWRPLGVRVAVIGFGVMLLVVCTAAWYGFDPSVRERFSGLQRLTVLAMGAALATCGWALARARLTVRADTLVVVNGFRSRRLERAEVVDIHLPPGAPWATLDLADGSTLSAMAFQGSDGRRARDGVRQVRALLDRDAPTGS; from the coding sequence ATGCCTGCCGGCTCTGACGCCCGCGCGGGCCGTCCGCTCCCGGACCTCCCGCACACCTGGCGCCCGCTCGGGGTGCGGGTCGCGGTGATCGGCTTCGGCGTGATGCTGCTCGTCGTCTGCACGGCCGCCTGGTACGGCTTCGACCCCTCGGTGCGCGAGCGGTTCAGCGGGCTCCAGCGGTTGACGGTGCTGGCGATGGGCGCGGCGCTCGCGACCTGCGGCTGGGCCCTGGCGCGGGCCCGGCTGACCGTGCGCGCGGACACCCTGGTCGTGGTCAACGGCTTCCGCTCGCGGCGCCTCGAGCGCGCCGAGGTCGTCGACATCCACCTGCCTCCGGGGGCGCCGTGGGCGACCCTCGACCTCGCGGACGGCAGCACCCTGTCGGCGATGGCCTTCCAGGGTTCCGACGGCCGGCGGGCCCGCGACGGCGTGCGGCAGGTCCGCGCGCTGCTCGACCGCGACGCCCCCACCGGCTCCTGA
- the hisG gene encoding ATP phosphoribosyltransferase: MTLRIAVPNKGSLSQSATDILRESGYRQRSDSKELALVDSENDVEFFYLRPRDIALYVGEGTLDVGITGRDLLLDSGAKADEVMPLGFGRSRFHFAGPAGRYSSLSDLQGLRVATSYVGVVEDYLFRQGVDATVTRLDGAVETSIQLGVADVIADVVETGSTLRAAGLATFGEVILESEAVLITRGGTVPDDFEIFRRRLEGVLVARSYVMMDYDIEESNLDRATELAPGREGPTISPLGKSGWVAVRVMVPRSGSQRLMDELYSAGARAILLTDIHACRL, from the coding sequence ATGACCTTGCGCATCGCGGTCCCCAACAAGGGGTCCCTGTCCCAGTCCGCCACCGACATCCTGCGGGAGTCCGGCTACCGCCAGCGCTCCGACTCCAAGGAGCTCGCGCTCGTCGACTCCGAGAACGACGTCGAGTTCTTCTACCTGCGTCCGCGCGACATCGCGCTCTACGTCGGCGAGGGCACCCTCGACGTCGGCATCACGGGGCGCGACCTGCTGCTCGACTCCGGCGCGAAGGCCGACGAGGTCATGCCGCTCGGCTTCGGCCGCTCGCGCTTCCACTTCGCCGGACCGGCCGGGCGCTACTCCTCGCTGTCCGACCTCCAGGGCCTGCGGGTCGCCACGTCCTACGTCGGCGTGGTCGAGGACTACCTGTTCCGCCAGGGCGTCGACGCGACGGTGACCCGTCTCGACGGAGCGGTCGAGACGAGCATCCAGCTCGGCGTCGCCGACGTCATCGCCGACGTCGTCGAGACCGGCTCGACCCTGCGGGCGGCCGGGCTGGCCACCTTCGGCGAGGTCATCCTCGAGTCCGAGGCCGTCCTCATCACGCGCGGCGGCACGGTGCCCGATGACTTCGAGATCTTCCGCCGCCGGCTCGAGGGCGTCCTCGTGGCGCGGAGCTACGTGATGATGGACTACGACATCGAGGAGTCGAACCTCGACCGCGCCACCGAGCTCGCCCCGGGGCGCGAGGGTCCGACGATCTCCCCGCTCGGCAAGTCCGGCTGGGTCGCGGTCCGGGTGATGGTCCCGCGCTCCGGCTCCCAGCGGCTGATGGACGAGCTCTACTCGGCCGGGGCCCGCGCCATCCTGCTCACGGACATCCATGCCTGCCGGCTCTGA
- a CDS encoding phosphoribosyl-ATP diphosphatase, protein MKTFEDLWAELSAKAAERPEGSGTVKQLDAGVHAIGKKLLEEAAESWMAAEHEGKDATALEISQLLYHAQVLMLASGLTLDDVYAHL, encoded by the coding sequence GTGAAGACGTTCGAGGACCTGTGGGCGGAACTGTCCGCGAAGGCTGCCGAGCGACCCGAGGGGTCCGGCACCGTCAAGCAGCTCGACGCCGGGGTCCATGCGATCGGCAAGAAGCTGCTGGAGGAGGCCGCCGAGTCCTGGATGGCGGCCGAGCACGAGGGCAAGGACGCGACCGCGCTGGAGATCAGCCAGCTGCTGTACCACGCGCAGGTCCTCATGCTGGCCTCCGGCCTGACCCTCGACGACGTCTACGCCCACCTGTGA
- a CDS encoding DUF3072 domain-containing protein gives MTTSNTSSNEPTGDVAPDAPADTQPDTLGGPRPDTLGGPQGDSTRKDPEEWVTGDEPMTGAQRSYLDTLAREAGEELPGDLTKAQASEHIDRLQAGSDRVD, from the coding sequence ATGACCACATCGAACACCTCTTCGAACGAGCCCACCGGCGACGTCGCCCCCGACGCCCCGGCCGACACGCAGCCCGACACGCTGGGCGGCCCGCGGCCCGACACCCTGGGCGGCCCGCAGGGCGACAGCACGCGCAAGGACCCCGAGGAGTGGGTCACCGGCGACGAGCCGATGACCGGTGCGCAGCGCAGCTACCTCGACACCCTGGCCCGCGAGGCCGGCGAGGAGCTGCCCGGCGACCTCACCAAGGCGCAGGCCTCCGAGCACATCGACCGGCTGCAGGCGGGCAGCGACCGGGTCGACTGA
- the ribH gene encoding 6,7-dimethyl-8-ribityllumazine synthase, whose amino-acid sequence MSGAGAPTSQPYDASGLKVAVVAASWHTQVMDGLVAGAERALAAYGVTDAPVLRVPGTFELPAVAAALAREGYDAVVALGVVIRGGTPHFDYVCSAATDGLTRVSVEHALPVGFGVLTCDTEEQAIDRAGLDGSAEDKGWEATSAALDTARVLAAVRGA is encoded by the coding sequence ATGAGCGGCGCCGGAGCCCCCACCTCCCAGCCCTACGACGCCAGCGGGCTGAAGGTGGCCGTCGTGGCCGCCAGCTGGCATACCCAGGTCATGGACGGCCTGGTCGCGGGTGCCGAGCGCGCCCTCGCGGCCTACGGCGTCACCGACGCGCCGGTGCTGCGGGTGCCGGGCACCTTCGAGCTCCCCGCCGTCGCCGCCGCGCTGGCCCGCGAGGGCTACGACGCGGTCGTCGCGCTGGGCGTGGTGATCCGCGGCGGAACCCCGCACTTCGACTACGTCTGCTCGGCGGCGACCGACGGCCTGACCCGGGTCAGCGTCGAGCACGCGCTCCCGGTCGGGTTCGGCGTGCTGACCTGCGACACCGAGGAGCAGGCGATCGACCGGGCCGGACTGGACGGCTCGGCCGAGGACAAGGGCTGGGAGGCCACCTCGGCGGCGCTCGACACCGCCCGGGTGCTGGCGGCGGTCCGCGGCGCCTGA
- a CDS encoding bifunctional 3,4-dihydroxy-2-butanone-4-phosphate synthase/GTP cyclohydrolase II: MSVRLDSIERAIEDIAAGRAVVVVDDEDRENEGDIIFAAAKATPELMAFTIRHSSGVICVPMPGDMLERLEIPLMTPHNKDRLRTAYTISVDARDGVSTGISAADRAHTARVLADSATEPWELTRPGHVFPLRYREGGVLVRRGHTEAAVDLAKLAGLTPAGVLVEVVNDDGTMKRAPELREFADEHGLAMISIEDLVRYRRRHERHAQRVAETRLPTRHGDFTAYGYRITIDGSEHVALVHGDISGPEPVLTRVHSECLTGDVFGSQRCDCGPQLDEALAAVVAEGRGVVVYLRGHEGRGIGLVAKLQAYQLQDGGRDTVDANLDLGLPADARHYGTATQVLRDLGVRSVRLMTNNPDKTASLEDFGVHVAERVPLTPHPNDHNLAYLLTKRDRMGHELPDLLAAPGPEGDDA, translated from the coding sequence ATGAGCGTGCGACTGGACAGCATCGAGCGCGCGATCGAGGACATCGCCGCCGGCAGGGCCGTCGTCGTCGTGGACGACGAGGACCGCGAGAACGAGGGCGACATCATCTTCGCCGCAGCGAAGGCGACGCCCGAGCTGATGGCCTTCACCATCCGCCACTCCAGCGGCGTGATCTGCGTGCCGATGCCGGGCGACATGCTGGAGCGGCTCGAGATCCCGCTGATGACCCCGCACAACAAGGACCGGCTGCGCACGGCGTACACCATCTCGGTGGACGCCCGCGACGGCGTCAGCACCGGCATCAGCGCCGCGGACCGCGCCCACACCGCGCGGGTGCTCGCCGACTCCGCCACCGAGCCGTGGGAGCTGACCCGCCCCGGTCACGTCTTCCCGCTGCGCTACCGCGAGGGTGGCGTGCTCGTCCGGCGCGGCCACACCGAGGCGGCGGTCGACCTCGCGAAGCTCGCCGGGCTGACCCCCGCCGGCGTGCTGGTCGAGGTCGTCAACGACGACGGCACCATGAAGCGGGCACCCGAGCTGCGGGAGTTCGCCGACGAGCACGGGCTGGCGATGATCTCCATCGAGGACCTCGTCCGCTACCGCCGGCGCCACGAGCGCCACGCCCAGCGGGTCGCGGAGACCCGGCTGCCCACCCGGCACGGCGACTTCACCGCCTACGGCTACCGGATCACCATCGACGGCAGCGAGCACGTCGCGCTCGTCCACGGCGACATCAGCGGTCCCGAGCCGGTGCTCACCCGCGTGCACAGCGAGTGCCTGACCGGCGACGTGTTCGGCAGCCAGCGCTGCGACTGCGGGCCCCAGCTCGACGAGGCGCTGGCCGCGGTCGTCGCCGAGGGCAGGGGAGTGGTCGTCTACCTCCGCGGCCACGAGGGCCGCGGCATCGGCCTGGTCGCCAAGCTGCAGGCCTACCAGCTCCAGGACGGCGGCCGCGACACCGTCGACGCCAACCTCGACCTCGGGCTGCCCGCCGACGCGCGCCACTACGGCACCGCGACCCAGGTGCTGCGCGACCTCGGCGTGCGGTCCGTGCGCCTGATGACCAACAACCCCGACAAGACCGCGAGCCTCGAGGACTTCGGGGTCCACGTGGCCGAGCGGGTGCCGCTGACGCCGCACCCCAACGACCACAACCTCGCCTACCTGCTCACCAAGAGGGACCGCATGGGCCACGAGCTGCCCGACCTCCTCGCGGCCCCCGGACCCGAAGGAGACGACGCATGA
- the pnuC gene encoding nicotinamide riboside transporter PnuC, which translates to MSLLEWLVHGTIPVPGGVLGVREVIGNLFGLASAVLGMRRLVWAWPIGLVGNVLLFTVFATGELSGHIDEPLWGQAGRQVFFAAVSVYGWWRWSQVRSHGGASDGGAIAPRWASARERVQLVVLGVVGYAAAYLLLTRVLGSWGPTTEAWILAGSMLATYGMARGWTEFWLVWILVDVVGVTTLVQAGYYPTAGMYLFYAVFVVIGFVVWWRASRTVVDATETKEVVGV; encoded by the coding sequence ATGTCCCTCCTCGAGTGGCTGGTGCACGGAACCATCCCCGTCCCCGGCGGCGTCCTCGGCGTCCGCGAGGTGATCGGCAACCTGTTCGGCCTCGCCAGCGCCGTCCTCGGGATGCGGCGGCTGGTGTGGGCGTGGCCGATCGGCCTCGTCGGCAACGTGCTGCTCTTCACCGTCTTCGCCACCGGCGAGCTCTCCGGCCACATCGACGAGCCGCTGTGGGGCCAGGCCGGCCGCCAGGTGTTCTTCGCCGCCGTGTCGGTCTACGGCTGGTGGCGCTGGTCGCAGGTCCGCTCCCACGGCGGCGCCTCGGACGGCGGCGCGATCGCGCCGCGGTGGGCGAGCGCCCGCGAGCGGGTCCAGCTCGTCGTCCTCGGGGTCGTCGGCTACGCCGCGGCGTACCTGCTGCTCACCCGGGTGCTCGGCTCGTGGGGGCCGACCACCGAGGCGTGGATCCTCGCGGGCTCGATGCTCGCGACCTACGGCATGGCCCGCGGCTGGACGGAGTTCTGGCTGGTCTGGATCCTCGTCGACGTCGTCGGCGTGACGACGCTCGTCCAGGCGGGCTACTACCCGACCGCCGGCATGTACCTGTTCTACGCCGTGTTCGTGGTGATCGGCTTCGTGGTGTGGTGGCGCGCCAGCCGCACCGTCGTCGACGCCACCGAGACCAAGGAGGTGGTCGGCGTATGA
- a CDS encoding riboflavin synthase, translating into MFTGIVEELGTVAAVVDQGDAIRLTIEAGTVLEGTGLGDSIAVNGCCLTVSELGDGRWTADLMQETLDKTSLAGVAPGDRVNLERAVTVDKRLGGHIVQGHVDGVGEVISRAPSEHWDVVTVSLPSHLSRYLVDKGSITVDGVSLTVVEAGEDSFTVSLIPETLARTTLGSRRPGDRVNLEADVIAKHVEKLLGAYPAAQSLRPTDEEE; encoded by the coding sequence ATGTTCACCGGGATCGTCGAGGAGCTCGGCACGGTGGCCGCGGTCGTCGACCAGGGCGACGCCATCCGGCTCACCATCGAGGCGGGCACGGTGCTCGAGGGCACCGGGCTCGGCGACTCGATCGCCGTCAACGGCTGCTGCCTCACCGTGTCCGAGCTCGGCGACGGCCGCTGGACGGCCGACCTGATGCAGGAGACGCTCGACAAGACCTCGCTGGCCGGCGTCGCGCCGGGCGACCGGGTCAACCTCGAGCGAGCGGTCACGGTCGACAAGCGGCTCGGCGGCCACATCGTCCAGGGCCACGTCGACGGGGTCGGCGAGGTGATCTCCCGCGCGCCCAGCGAGCACTGGGACGTCGTGACGGTCTCGCTGCCCTCCCACCTGTCGCGCTACCTCGTCGACAAGGGCTCGATCACCGTCGACGGCGTCAGCCTCACGGTGGTCGAGGCGGGCGAGGACAGCTTCACCGTCAGCCTGATCCCCGAGACCCTGGCCCGCACGACCCTCGGCTCGCGGCGTCCCGGCGACCGGGTCAACCTCGAGGCCGACGTCATCGCCAAGCACGTCGAGAAGCTGCTCGGTGCCTATCCCGCCGCGCAGTCCCTGCGCCCCACCGACGAGGAGGAGTGA
- the ribD gene encoding bifunctional diaminohydroxyphosphoribosylaminopyrimidine deaminase/5-amino-6-(5-phosphoribosylamino)uracil reductase RibD, whose protein sequence is MTTNDAERRAMRRALELAVTPGVPLGPNPRVGCVVLAPDGRTVAEGFHRGAGTLHAEAAALAEAGEEARGSTVVVTLEPCNHTGRTGPCSEALIAAGVRRVVFAQPDSNPVAVGGARRLREAGIEVVGAEMIEEAQAINRTWTFAIARRRPFVTWKFAATLDGRSAAADGTSRWVSSRAARRDTHRLRGLCDTMLVGTGTVLVDDPELTVRDDLDEPLPVQPLRAVMGLRDLPADRRVLNDRAETVHLRTHDPREALEQLHDLERQHVFLEGGPTLARAFLDADLVDEVVAYVAPMLLGSGASAVADLGITTMTDALRLHVTDVTVLQGHDGEDTNVRLTMRRK, encoded by the coding sequence ATGACGACGAACGACGCCGAGCGTCGCGCGATGCGGCGCGCGCTCGAGCTGGCGGTGACGCCGGGCGTCCCGCTCGGCCCCAACCCGCGCGTGGGCTGCGTCGTCCTCGCTCCGGACGGCCGCACGGTCGCCGAGGGCTTCCACCGCGGCGCCGGCACCCTGCACGCCGAGGCCGCCGCCCTCGCCGAGGCCGGCGAGGAGGCCCGCGGATCCACCGTCGTGGTCACCCTCGAGCCCTGCAACCACACCGGCCGCACCGGCCCGTGCAGCGAGGCGCTCATCGCCGCCGGCGTGCGTCGTGTCGTCTTCGCCCAGCCCGACTCGAACCCGGTCGCGGTCGGCGGCGCCCGCCGCCTGCGCGAGGCAGGGATCGAGGTCGTCGGCGCCGAGATGATCGAGGAGGCGCAGGCGATCAACCGCACCTGGACCTTCGCGATCGCACGGCGCCGCCCGTTCGTGACCTGGAAGTTCGCCGCCACGCTCGACGGGCGCAGCGCCGCCGCCGACGGCACCAGCCGCTGGGTGTCCAGCCGGGCCGCGCGACGCGACACCCACCGGCTGCGAGGCCTGTGCGACACCATGCTCGTCGGCACCGGCACCGTGCTCGTCGACGACCCGGAGCTGACGGTGCGCGACGACCTCGACGAGCCGCTGCCCGTCCAGCCGCTGCGCGCGGTGATGGGGCTGCGCGACCTGCCGGCCGACCGGCGCGTGCTCAACGACCGCGCCGAGACCGTCCACCTGCGCACCCACGACCCGCGCGAGGCGCTCGAGCAGCTCCACGACCTCGAGCGCCAGCACGTGTTCCTGGAGGGTGGGCCGACCCTGGCCCGGGCCTTCCTCGACGCCGACCTGGTCGACGAGGTCGTCGCCTACGTCGCCCCGATGCTGCTCGGCTCCGGCGCCTCCGCGGTCGCCGACCTCGGCATCACCACCATGACCGACGCCCTGCGCCTGCACGTCACCGACGTGACGGTGCTGCAGGGCCACGACGGTGAGGACACCAACGTGCGCCTCACCATGAGGAGGAAGTGA